A single region of the Brachypodium distachyon strain Bd21 chromosome 3, Brachypodium_distachyon_v3.0, whole genome shotgun sequence genome encodes:
- the LOC100843665 gene encoding transcription factor TDR → MGVEHQQHHSIVGSSAAAAVNGHGGGGGGGGGGATVEAVLRPLVGADSWDYCIYWRLSPDQSFLEMTGFCCSGEFEAQVAALGDLPSSIPLDSSIGIHSQALLSNQPIWQSYSSDVAQTHDTAGGNGGGEKTRLLVPVAGGLVELFASRYMAEEQEMAEMVMVQCGGGHGWQLQQPATAAEDQFYAATSVASLNLFDSGGGEDQFLAPAAEAGEDGGAASWGFAAGNSEPSAAVHEQLYSGGVAARAESGSEGSELQGDDDVDGEVQRGGKDGGTGGGKRQQCKNLMAERNRRKKLNDRLYKLRSLVPNITKMDRAAILGDAIDYIVGLQKQVKELQDELEEEENPNPNNGIMAPDVLTMDDHPPPGLDNDDVSPPPPQPPLCKKRARAAAAAAAGEDQEEKDDDKGGDQDQDMEPQVEVRQVDGSDEFFLQVLCSHKSGRFVRIMDEIAALGLQVTNVNVTSYNKLVLNVFRAVMRENEAAVPVDRVRDSLLEATREMYGAGGCVWPVAAMAPPPLTTRETPTTTMMMAEVAKLYGGQAGEHHYHLQQQQHQELGGYHQHHLHYLGLD, encoded by the exons ATGGGAGTAGAGCATCAGCAGCACCACAGCATAGTCGGcagctctgctgctgctgccgttaatggccatggcggcggcggcggaggaggagggggaggcgcCACGGTGGAGGCGGTGCTGAGGccgctcgtcggcgccgacagCTGGGACTACTGCATCTACTGGCGCCTCTCCCCTGACCagag TTTCTTGGAGATGACGGGGTTCTGCTGCAGCGGCGAGTTCGAGGCGCAGGTGGCGGCTCTCGGCGACCTGCCTTCCTCCATCCCGCTCGACTCCTCCATCGG GATACACTCGCAGGCGCTGCTGTCGAACCAGCCGATCTGGCAGAGCTACTCCAGCGACGTGGCGCAGACGCATGATACTGCCGGCGgcaacggtggcggcgagaAGACGCGGCTCCTCGtccccgtcgccggcggcctcgTGGAGCTCTTTGCGTCCAGATAT atggcggaggagcaggagatgGCGGAGATGGTCATGGTGCAGTGCGGCGGCGGACATGGCtggcagctgcagcagccggctacggcggcggaggaccaGTTCTACGCAGCTACGTCGGTGGCGTCTCTCAACCTGTtcgacagcggcggcggcgaggaccaGTTCTTGGCGCCGGCTGCCGAAGCCGGGGAAGACGGTGGCGCTGCGTCGTGGGGGTTCGCGGCCGGGAACAGCgagccgtcggcggcggtgcacGAGCAGCTGTACTCCGGTGgggtggcggcgagggcggagTCCGGTTCGGAGGGCAGCGAGCTGCagggcgacgacgacgtcgatGGCGAGGTCCAGAGGGGCGGGAAGGACGGCGGCACTGGCGGAGGGAAGCGGCAGCAGTGCAAGAACCTAATGGCCGAGCGCAACCGCCGCAAGAAGCTCAACGACCGCCTCTACAAGCTCCGCTCCCTCGTCCCCAACATCACCAAG ATGGACCGGGCGGCGATCCTGGGGGACGCGATCGACTACATCGTGGGGTTGCAGAAGCAGGTGAAGGAGCTGCAAGACGagctcgaggaagaagaaaacccAAACCCCAACAACGGCATCATGGCCCCCGACGTGCTCACCATGGACGAccacccgccgccggggcTGGATAACGACGACGTgtcccccccgccgccgcagccacccCTCTGCAAGAAGCGGGCccgggcggccgcggcggcggcggcgggggaggatcaggaggagaaggacgacGACAAGGGTGGCGACCAAGACCAGGACATGGAGCCGCAGGTGGAGGTCCGGCAGGTGGACGGCAGCGACGAGTTCTTCCTGCAGGTGCTCTGCTCGCACAAGTCCGGCCGCTTCGTCCGCATCATGGACGAGATCGCCGCCCTGGGGCTCCAGGTCACCaacgtcaacgtcacctcctacaacaaGCTCGTCCTCAACGTCTTCCGCGCCGTC ATGAGGGAGAAcgaggcggcggtgccggtggACAGGGTGAGGGACTCGCTGCTGGAGGCGACCAGGGAGATGTACGGCGCTGGCGGCTGCGTGTGGCCGGTGGCAGCGatggctccgccgccgctgacgacgagggagacgccgacgacgacgatgatgatggCGGAGGTGGCGAAGCTCTACGGCGGCCAAGCGGGGGAGCACCATTAccacctgcagcagcagcagcaccaagaGCTTGGCGGGTATCACCAGCATCATCTGCACTACCTCGGTCTcgactaa